A window of the Theileria parva strain Muguga chromosome 2, complete sequence, whole genome shotgun sequence genome harbors these coding sequences:
- the EPB2 gene encoding Papain family cysteine protease family protein: protein MDTLDVEKQTFNDVDTNSTKRRKLFLKILLFSTITILLLSVSFTLFYFFYLKKYLYNKLMEKVNSQYVKYLDPNELGKLNKSLIYKKMKYYAIKNDIKIENKKHKTCGENGCPLLGSNSIYEWELNYIAEALEGSSGVDLEYEFETIKMHRDFLRKYFKVYRTKKAFMESYTNFRLNRKRIEDHNNKPDRLYNMTLTNFADTDGDMSALSNEQIPEDVLSTKMSKAGLNLGDQEIHVDWRKSGYVNDVINQGPCGSCWAIASADVFSSFMSIKNKKPMKFSYQQLVDCVSPKYNCQKGGSHRTGLQYIKENPMCTDKEYPYIFKKSSCTSYKCEQNSEVKEVVSLYNGNPLEHLKTKGPFLTLFYVSIEFLLYGDGIFDGSCGGKEAHSVVVVGHGYDKVKNVNYWIVKNSWGKAWGEKGYFRILDKPSISPDKPNKYCDFTFKSYGLVG, encoded by the exons ATGGATACCCTAGATGTTGAAAAACAGACATTCAACGATGTTGATACTAATTCCACTAAAAGAAGAAAATTATTCTTGAAAATATTGTTATTCTCAACTATAACTATCTTACTATTGTCTGTATCATTTACtcttttttactttttttaCTTGAAAAAATATCTGTATAATAAGTTAATGGAGAAGGTAAATTCTCagtatgtaaaatatttggaCCCGAACGAATTgggtaaattaaataaaagtctaatatataaaaaaatgaaatactatgcaattaaaaatgatataaaaatagaaaataaaaaacacaAAACCTGTGGTGAAAATGGTTGTCCATTGTTAGGTTCTAATTCCATTTATGAGTGGGAACTGAATTATATCGCTGAAGCATTAGAGGGTAGCTCTGGTGTAGACTTGGAATATGAGTTTGAAACAATTAAAATGCATAGAGATTTTCTTCGTAAATACTTCAAAGTCTACCGAACCAAGAAAGCTTTTATGGAAAGTTACACCAATTTCAGACTAAACAGAAAAAGAATAGAGGATCACAACAACA agCCCGATAGATTGTACAATATGACCCTTACCAACTTCGCGGATACTGACGGAGACATGTCAGCATTATCTAATGAACAAATTCCAGAAGATGTTTTATCAACCAAAATGTCAAAAGCAGGTTTAAATCTGGGTGATCAAGAAATTCATGTTGATTGGAGAAAGAGCGGATATGTAAATGATGTTATTAATCAGGGCCCATGTGGTTCTTGCTGGGCAATCGCTAGTGCAGATGTGTTTAGTTCATTCATGTCAATAAAGAATAAGAAACCAATGAAGTTCAGTTATCAACAATTGGTAGATTGTGTATCACCCAAGTATAATTGTCAAAAGGGTGGAAGCCATAGAACAGGTTTACAATACATTAAAGAAAACCCAATGTGCACAGATAAGGAATACCCATATATATTCAAAAAAAGCTCTTGCACATCATACAAGTGTGAACAAAATTCAGAAGTTAAAGAAGTAGTGAGTCTCTATAACGGTAATCCTCTAGAACACCTAAAAACCAAGGGACCATTCCTAACATTGTTCTATGTGTCAATTGAGTTCCTATTGTACGGAGATGGAATATTTGATGGAAGCTGTGGAGGAAAAGAAGCACACTCAGTTGTAGTAGTAGGTCATGGCTACGAtaaggttaaaaatgtaaactATTGGATAGTAAAAAACTCTTGGGGAAAAGCTTGGGGAGAAAAGGGatattttagaatattaGATAAACCTTCAATATCTCCGGATAAGCCAAATAAGTATTGTGATTTTACATTCAAAAGTTACGGTTTAGTAGGGTAA
- a CDS encoding putative integral membrane protein translates to MRYFNLKTKSFLAVFLFLLFFSVVSSKPWIYFWGLLTALCLLLFLVDLLFISSDSIVFDPFYSNWETNMNSAKY, encoded by the exons ATGCGTTATTTCAATTTGAAAACTAAga gTTTCCTTGCTGTATTcctttttttattatttttttccGTAGTATCATCTAAACCTTGGATTTATTTTTG GGGACTTTTAACAGCTTTGTgtttattgttatttttagttgatttattatttatttcttcTGATTCTATCGTTTTCGACCCATTTTATAG CAACTGGGAGACTAATATGAATTCAGCCAAATACtag
- the ZNF622 gene encoding C2H2 type zinc-finger (2 copies) family protein produces MMGTPNLLFVKPKPPVLQVKEEEVKKCSTCNVTFFDTSSQKSHFKSEWHLYNIKRKNSQLPTITEEEFLLLKNQIQEMISTKSIKNTTRNGSSNSKSLDLKSDSGSSSLRNSEVSLKSKIFNQNKCLFNDVVSKSINDNVRYMEKHYTFFLPEKEYISDLEGLLRYLHNKIYHENKCLYCDKPFLDHYATLHHMVDKQHHKINDDRFDEISSFYDFIDSYVNLIVDSKKSSSSDGSSSYKTQEGQDEDWEDIFSSTNSPTSVENLLSSYGFKKAYIMENGNLSLPNGKEAVHRELSYVYKQNLVVHNPFALKNKQDKFKFRKKSEKKQIIMSQKQEQYRMGKRDLNIALKSYKLFVPVRQDICFV; encoded by the coding sequence ATGATGGGAACACCAAATTTGTTGTTTGTCAAGCCAAAGCCTCCAGTACTTCAAGTTAAAGAAGAGGaggttaaaaaatgttcGACTTGTAATGTTACATTTTTTGATACTTCTTCGCAAAaatcacattttaaatCCGAATGGCATTTATATAACATCAAGAGAAAAAACTCACAACTACCTACCATAACTGAAGaggaatttttattattaaagaATCAGATTCAGGAAATGATTTCAACTAAAAGTATAAAGAACACAACGAGAAATGGTAGTTCAAACTCAAAATCATTGGATTTGAAATCTGATTCGGGTAGTAGTAGTTTAAGGAACTCAGAAGTATCTTTAAAAtcgaaaatttttaatcaaaACAAATGCCTATTTAACGATGTTGTTAGTAAGTCCATTAATGACAACGTCAGGTATATGGAGAAACACTATACGTTCTTCCTCCCAGAAAAGGAGTATATTTCAGACTTAGAAGGTCTTTTAAGGTATTTACACAACAAAATATATCATGAAAACAAATGCCTGTATTGTGATAAGCCTTTTCTGGATCATTACGCAACTCTTCATCACATGGTTGATAAGCAGCATCACAAGATTAACGATGACCGTTTTGACGAAATCAGTAGTTTCTACGATTTCATTGATTCTTACGTCAACCTTATTGTTGATTCGAAGAAATCTTCAAGTTCTGATGGCTCTTCATCATATAAGACTCAAGAGGGTCAAGATGAGGACTGGGAGGATATTTTTTCCAGCACCAATTCTCCCACAAGCGttgaaaatttactatCTAGTTATGGATTTAAAAAAGCTTACATTATGGAAAATGGAAATTTGAGTCTACCGAATGGAAAGGAGGCTGTTCATCGGGAACTTTCTTACGTTTACAAACAAAATCTTGTGGTACACAACCCATTTGCCCTTAAGAATAAACAAGATAAGTTCAAATTTAGAAAGAAGTCTGAAAAGAAGCAAATAATTATGTCTCAGAAGCAGGAACAGTATAGAATGGGAAAAAGGGATTTAAATATAGCATTAAAGTCCTACAAACTGTTTGTACCAGTTCGTCAGGACATATGCTTCGTATAA
- the Wrn gene encoding 3'-5' exonuclease family protein: MNFYLIKLAILFKLCSSFIRTGQLFKRGYIPIFRNHFNTSDSLSKNSPEEYASFKGNNVIIDDSNISNYETSIDDLLDTKLLGFDLEYAPDYYSNLNYSYKRCKPSIVQICGDSTCFIYLIYKIGYVPKSLCKILNNNEIVKVSHGAPSDMRLLFKHYGTMCSNFVDLKDLCKDYNIYPASLKNATASVLNLKLSKKQQCSNWEAEKLVPAQISYASTDAWVTREIFLKLSPTKINKIFLNSEGDIETQPPSM, translated from the exons ATGAACTTTTATCTTATAAAACTGgctatattatttaaattgtGTTCCTCTTTCATTCGAACGGgacaattatttaaaaggGGTTATATTCCTATATTTCGGAATCACTTTAACACATCAGATTCCTTGTCCAAG AATTCTCCTGAAGAATACGCCTCATTTAAGggtaataatgtaataattgaTGATTCTAACATCTCAAACTACGAGACATCCATTGATGACCTTCTCGACACCA AGTTACTTGGATTCGACTTGGAGTATGCTCCAGACTACTATTCTAACTTGAATTACTCCTACAAGAGGTGTAAACCATCCATAGTACAAATTTGTGGAGATTCTACTTGTTTCATTTatctaatatataaaatcgGATATGTTCCTAAATCTctgtgtaaaattttaaataataatgaaatagTAAAG GTATCGCACGGGGCGCCTTCTGACATGCGCCTTCTGTTTAAACATTATGGTACTATGTGTAGTAATTTTGTCGATTTAAAGGATCTCTGCAAAGACTATAACATATATCCTGCAAGCTTGAAAAACGCCACCGCATCAGTTCtaaacttaaaattgaGCAAGAAACAGCAGTGCTCTAACTGGGAGGCTGAGAAACTTGTTCCTGCTCAAATATCTTACGCCTCAACTGATGCTTGGGTGACTAGAGAGATTTTCTTAAAACTCAGTCCCACTAAAATAAACAAGATTTTTTTGAATAGCGAAGGCGATATAGAAACACAACCTCCAAGcatgtaa
- a CDS encoding putative integral membrane protein has protein sequence MFKAQLFQAALSITNYLQNSFLEEPRNDSTNQNEYHKKEKEVNYNNPPNLLKSLFDYGRPYFRLDYSQALNNIRCLVLPIGKVKHLTPDLYIPSISTSTFMIASSILLCIKSKGKMTFGDALSKTLTKFVLVNLFEILFLGSLLYFMSHSNVSDTNDTSKQQVDYQQNQEAINQAYGHFAGYGNTYQNQFNAQNAGNFQSYGKTDNTNQGNTTMVQKTKVKFPDVLFVIGYKYVLINYFLFITNLIPLKINKIVSMVYAGISSLIFSIRSIKSLRIFQGSRSNPFIFIFPVFQPLFFYILLPTNKI, from the coding sequence atgtttaaaGCACAGTTATTTCAAGCTGCTTTGTCTATTACGAATTATCTACAGAACTCCTTTTTGGAGGAACCTCGTAATGATTCGACTAATCAAAATGAATATCATAAAAAAGAAAAGGAAGTCAATTATAACAATCCGCccaatttattaaagtCTCTTTTTGACTATGGAAGACCGTATTTTAGGTTAGATTACTCTCAGGCATTAAACAACATCCGTTGTTTGGTTTTACCCATTGGAAAAGTGAAACATTTGACTCCTGATCTGTATATCCCTAGTATTTCTACTTCAACTTTTATGATCGCATCTTCTATATTGTTATGTATTAAATCTAAAGGTAAAATGACCTTTGGAGACGCTTTATCCAAAACTCTCACAAAATTTGTacttgtaaatttattcgAAATATTATTTCTCGGCTCTCTCCTTTATTTCATGTCACATTCAAACGTATCTGATACTAACGATACTAGTAAACAACAGGTTGACTATCAACAAAATCAAGAAGCAATTAATCAAGCATACGGACACTTTGCAGGCTATGGTAACACTTATCAGAACCAATTTAACGCTCAAAATGCGGGAAACTTTCAAAGTTATGGCAAAACAGATAACACAAACCAAGGGAACACGACCATGGTCCAGAAAACGAAGGTTAAGTTTCCCGATGTGTTGTTTGTTATAGgatataaatatgttttaataaattatttcttgTTTATCACCAATTTGATACCATTAaagattaataaaatagtgtCAATGGTATATGCTGGGATTTCATCtcttattttttcaattagATCAATTAAATCGCTGAGAATCTTTCAGGGGAGTCGCTCAAATCcctttattttcattttcccTGTTTTTCAGCCtctatttttttatattttattaccaactaataaaatttaa
- the Lsm3 gene encoding U6 snRNA-associated Sm-like protein LSm3, translating into MDPPVTLQEPLDMIRLNLDEVIYLKCKNGRELVGRLQAFDEHCNMVLSEVTETITTVELDNNSKNETTKVTKRDNGTIFVRGDSLVLLSHFDKT; encoded by the exons ATGGATCCTCCGGTTACTTTGCAGG AGCCCCTTGATATGATCCGATTAAATCTTGACGAGGTTATATATTTGAAATGTAAAAATGGAAGAGAGTTAGTTGGTAGATTGCAA gcTTTTGATGAGCATTGTAACATGGTACTTTCAGAAGTTACAGAAACAATTACAACCGTTGAATTAGATAATAATTCAAAAAATGAAACCACTAAg GTTACTAAAAGAGACAATGGTACAATTTTTGTCCGTGGAGACTCTCTGGTCCTTCTATCGCATTTCGACAAAACATAG
- the LACS5 gene encoding AMP-binding enzyme family protein: MEHSEHFTSKTLKEIEGITKSPLVNFKYSKFKQKSNRSDESDVYCPIDDDNLSPKTKAIIPDHINSSFDMLCETAKYFGNNNHLGVREKITLPDGKCEFGNYVFNTYNDSVKYAKIIGTALTKENLIPESTIDNCRFVKKARFLGIWSMNCPYWLLTDYACCGYGFVSVPIYETLGDDALFKIIKTTKMEVACIDSKKISNLEHLFSEFKQLKKVIVFDQLTEDDKRRLEKLGLEYYLMDDLIEKYKCSFVDPPPTKRTDVCTIIYTSGTSGTPKGAVFSNEALIILTERLLNVQNRCRLTFKSCILSFLPLSHVYQRFIEHFIGSIVGRIGYYSGNIKNILDDLNKLSPNFLVGVPRVFTRILTRIRDQIDSKPYLVRKIIGFFVKGKKRVFKKRPHKPNHFFYDLVIKKIKSKFGGKFEIMVLGSASMTDDDVCDIQAFMGTPLAEGWGTTELGVSILQDYRDTKKGTIGGPLHGVEFKLRSIEELGYDARGSPPRGELLVRARGIMLGYFADENLTNEVLDDEGWYRTGDVVELMPNLGLKILDRARNFFKMSQGEYIAPDKLENAYVNAKLVDQVFVHGEPTENHLVGIVVVSKENVELWAQANGLAGKTVRELLTNEKLKTRIMEDFEKIAKSQNFNSLERLKVFTLVDQPFSVEDGMLTPTFKSVRYKIKARYNAEIKQMYNDVKQTNNSS; encoded by the exons ATGGAGCATTCCGAGCACTTTACTTCAAAAACCTTAAAAGAAATCGAAGGTATCACTAAAAGTCCGTTGGTGAACTTCAAATATTCCAAATTCAAACAGAAAAGCAATAGATCCG ATGAAAGTGACGTTTATTGCCCTATTGATGATGATAATCTTTCACCAAAAACTAAAGCAATAATCCCGGATCACATTAATTCATC atttgATATGTTATGCGAAACGGCAAAatattttggaaataataaCCATCTGGGTGTAAGAGAAAAGATCACTCTTCCCGATGGAAAATGTGAATTCGGAAATTACGTTTTCAACACATACAATGATAGCGTTAAGTACGCAAAAATAATCGGTACAGCTCTGACCAAGGAAAATCTGATTCCAGAGTCAACAATAGATAACTGTAGATTTGTAAAAAAAGCCAGGTTTTTGGGAATTTGGTCAATGAATTGCCCTTACTGGCTTTTGACCGACTACGCCTGCTGTGGATACGGTTTTGTTAGCGTTCCAATATATGAAACGCTGGGAGACGACGCCCTGTTCAAGATTATTAAAACAACTAAAATGGAAGTCGCCTGCATAGATTCGAAAAAGATATCAAACTTGGAACACCTCTTCTCTGAATTTAAGCAGCTGAAAAAAGTCATTGTATTCGATCAACTCACTGAAGATGACAAAAGGAGACTAGAAAAGTTGGGTCTCGAGTACTATTTAATGGACGAtttaattgaaaaatacaAATGCAGTTTTGTCGATCCTCCACCAACTAAAAGAACGGATGTCTGTACAATTATCTATACCTCTGGCACTTCAGGAACACCTAAGGGTGCTGTGTTCAGTAATGAAGCCCTCATCATACTAACCGAGAGGCTCCTGAATGTTCAAAATCGTTGTAGATTAACTTTCAAGTCCTGTATTCTTAGTTTTCTTCCCCTGTCCCACGTTTACCAGCGCTTCATAGAGCACTTCATTGGATCAATTGTTGGCCGTATAGGGTATTACTCAGGAAACATCAAAAATATACTTGATGACCTAAACAAACTATCTCCTAACTTTCTGGTCGGAGTACCCAGAGTCTTCACCAGAATACTCACCAga atACGAGATCAAATTGACTCGAAGCCTTACCTGGTCAGAAAGATCATTGGCTTCTTTGTTAAAGGAAAGAAGAGAGTGTTCAAGAAGAGACCGCACAAACCAAATCACTTCTTCTATGACTTGGTGATCAAAAAGATCAAGTCGAAGTTTGGAGGGAAGTTCGAAATCATGGTCCTGGGCAGCGCTTCTATGACTGACGACGATGTGTGTGATATTCAGGCTTTTATGGGCACTCCTCTGGCAGAAGGTTGGGGAACAACGGAGCTGGGAGTCTCCATCCTGCAAGACTATAGGGACACCAAAAAGGGCACAATCGGTGGACCACTGCACGGAGTTGAATTCAAGCTTCGCTCAATTGAGGAGCTCGGATACGACGCCAGAGGCAGTCCTCCGAGAGGTGAACTCTTGGTAAGGGCACGAGGAATCATGCTCGGTTATTTCGCGGATGAAAATCTCACCAATGAAGTCCTGGACGATGAAGGTTGGTACAGAACAGGTGACGTTGTTGAATTGATGCCCAATTTGGGACTCAAAATACTCGATCGAGCAcgtaattttttcaaaatgtCACAG GGTGAATATATTGCACCGGataaacttgaaaatgCCTACGTCAATGCAAAGTTGGTTGATCAGGTATTTGTGCACGGAGAACCAACCGAGAATCACTTGGTTGGAATCGTCGTGGTTTCGAAAGAAAATGTGGAACTGTGGGCCCAAGCCAATGGACTCGCAGGTAAGACAGTACGTGAGCTTTTGACTAACGAGAAACTCAAGACCAGAATAATGGAAGATTTCGAGAAGATTGCCAAATCTCAGAACTTTAACTCACTCGAACGACTTAAAGTCTTCACACTCGTCGACCAGCCATTTTCAGTTGAAGATGGAATGCTAACCCCGACCTTTAAATCTGTCAGGTATAAGATTAAAGCCAGATACAACGCTGAAATCAAACAAATGTACAATGATGTAAAGCAAACCAACAACTCAAGTTAA
- a CDS encoding HPC2 and ubinuclein domain protein, whose amino-acid sequence MNNLQNNADLTANSNNNETPSKNYKTNVLESGNPDNKIKENLSNTPVPKHKSNGKPLKEEEDLVEQDLSDVEDNYREPSVQRYLPGIFVDVNLKTNFLERKGRKIAIPMIVDFYSECLKKYGDEKNFIYEESYLENMKGKVEDFYPDLPKVSKGTGETPNDSQTQPNFDNKQVISGSEVQKTVNYDENLDDVIWLKNRPNDPLLRCIRSITDRLNIQGIVGDPTSYLKKGGDDMHYDMDDPFFDDSAMLSELKMSKSDILLKRAMEKEFSDWSEDEEDEEEYVEPEDFVADYYSSFQKDIKQQKEMESEYKLYFYPSGWRDYISKIPKRFHNIYSEFESQMEYTAEPITDKLLRVKVKELLESIFKRLLKLKILPKTPKYSSKSKKNKPEKELKLNNEVPNEENLSQTQPLPDENQQGTVEEDKAVSKPKTNPNEIPKEILKKRGLNCMLQYRIIDVNGKILRWIVKSVTAMTNAYSPFEIHCEWFALVVANNEKLLAEQSNKLKSKLTTKLQSLKPKKSENLISQLSESSKTLSKSIGIIRKLLKEHREATFVKASQSSKEVKEPVQRKSLIEISLDSARDDHYEYMGLSQPTTKQVPKVDELVKNDYESIVQFENLLLETMKDSQVSVDLDKKDAYELNFQEANMREENDETSSSSSSNTSTADNSSVSRLEDDPASGTPMPKSDQLTEFKENDLKDKNDQNSLADSGIKTPKRSSGQKDEDLDEILKQSKIMKRVKDVYNLFKLVGNESLAFVQMNNLAIYVANKMNNKEFKHVVEHLGLTQNPFDQTYRRLGEIGSKLVQELYNFKVSLPTDVMKVVVINLQTHLKVEELYEKKSKKPLLLFNNSKIKASPGKLFLTPPKPKTPRKTPKGDTNKNVKTINSEIGNGSKEVKPSPRKRKDPQNPQYKPTPIKTKEDGNKEIQEPEKKKKRTQSVSRVNSLKDFFLSRLR is encoded by the exons atgaacAATCTACAGAATAACGCAGATTTAACTGCAAAttctaataataatgaaacACCTAGCAAAAACTATAAAACTAATGTCTTGGAATCCGGAAATCCAgacaataaaattaaagaaaatttatcaaacaCCCCAGTTCCAAAACACAAATCCAACGGAAAACCTCTGAAAGAAGAGGAAGACTTGGTGGAACAGGACTTATCAGATGTAGAAGACAATTACAGGGAACCTTCCGTCCAAAGATACCTACCAG GTATATTCGTGGACGTGAACCTGAAGACTAATTTTTTGGAGAGAAAGGGAAGAAAAATCGCAATACCAATGATAGTGGATTTCTACTCAGAATGCCTTAAGAAATACGGAGATGAAAAAAACTTCATATACGAAGAGTCATATTTGGAAAATATGAAAGGGAAAGTAGAGGATTTCTATCCCGATCTTCCAAAGGTATCAAAAGGGACTGGAGAAACTCCAAACGACTCTCAAACGCAGCCCAACTTTGATAATAAGCAAGTTATCTCAGGTTCTGAAGTCCAGAAAACAGTAAATTATGATGAGAACTTAGATGATGTTATATGGCTCAAAAATAGACCAAACGACCCATTACTCAGATGCATAAGGTCAATAACGGACCGATTGAACATTCAAGGGATAGTGGGAGATCCAACAAGTTACCTGAAGAAGGGAGGAGATGATATGCACTACGATATGGATGACCCATTCTTTGATGACAGCGCAATGCTGTCAGAGTtgaaaatgagtaaaaGCGACATACTACTCAAAAGAGCAATGGAAAAAGAGTTTTCAGACTGGAgtgaagatgaagaagatgagGAAGAATATGTTGAACCGGAGGATTTTGTGGCAGACTACTATAGTAGTTTTCAGAAGGATATCAAACAACAGAAGGAAATGGAGAGTGAATATAAACTCTACTTCTATCCGTCAGGATGGAGAGATTACATTTCTAAGATACCAAAAAGGTTCCATAACATATATTCTGAATTTGAAAGTCAAATGGAATATACAGCCGAACCGATCACAGACAAATTATTGAGAGTTAAAGTAAAAGAGTTGTTAGAGTCTATATTCAAAAGATTACTTAAGCTGAAAATTCTCCCAAAAACACCAAAATATTCATCGAAATCTAAGAAGAATAAGCCTGAGAAGGAgttaaaattgaataatgAAGTTCCTAATGAGGAGAACCTTAGCCAAACTCAGCCATTGCCAGATGAAAATCAACAAGGAACAGTAGAAGAGGATAAAGCGGTCTCCAAACCCAAAACAAACCCAAATGAGATACCAAAGGAGATTCTTAAGAAAAGAGGCCTGAACTGCATGCTTCAATATAGGATAATCGATGTGAATGGGAAAATCCTACGCTGGATTGTCAAGTCTGTAACTGCGATGACTAACGCATATTCACCATTTGAAATACACTGTGAATG gTTCGCTCTCGTTGTTGCAAATAATGAAAAGCTTCTAGCTGAACAATCGAATAAGTTAAAATCCAAGCTTACAACCAAGTTGCAGTCACTAAAGCCTAAAAAGTCCGAGAACTTAATTTCTCAACTTTCAGAATCTTCCAAAACATTGTCAAAATCAATCGGAATCATTAGAAAGCTGTTGAAAGAACACAGAGAAGCTACATTTGTTAAAGCATCACAAAGTTCTAAAGAGGTGAAGGAACCAGTACAGAGGAAGTCACTGATAGAAATTAGCCTAGACTCAGCCAGAGATGACCACTATGAATACATGGGATTGAGCCAACCAACCACAAAACAAGTTCCAAAAGTCGATGAGttagtaaaaaatgattatgAGTCCATTGTACAATTTGAAAATCTACTCTTAGAAACTATGAAAGATAGTCAAGTTTCAGTCGATTTGGATAAAAAGGATGCATAtgaattaaattttcaag aaGCTAACATGAGGGAAGAAAACGATGAGACATCGAGTTCGTCGTCGTCTAATACTAGTACAGCAGATAACTCGTCAGTTTCTAGACTTGAAGATGATCCCGCCTCCGGAACACCCATGCCTAAATCTGACCAGTTAACGGAGTTTAAAGAAAATGATTTGAAGGACAAAAATGACCAAAATTCCTTGGCTGACTCAGGTATTAAGACGCCAAAAAGATCATCAGGTCAGAAAGATGAGGATTTGGATGAAATCCTAAAACAGTCAAAGATAATGAAGAGGGTTAAGGACGTGTATAACTTGTTTAAACTTGTAGGTAACGAGTCGCTGGCTTTTGTACAGATGAATAACTTAGCAATATACGTAGCAAATAAGatgaataataaagaaTTCAAACACGTGGTGGAGCATCTGGGATTGACGCAGAACCCATTTGATCAAACGTATAGGAGACTGGGAGAGATAGGGTCAAAATTGGTGCAGGAATTATATAACTTCAAAGTTAGTTTACCAACAGATGTGATGAAAGTTGTGGTAATAAATCTACAAACTCATCTCAAAGTGGAGGAATTATATGAGAAGAAGAGCAAGAAGCCTCTTCTTCTGTTCAACAACTCTAAAATAAAGGCAAGCCCAGGAAAGCTGTTTTTAACACCGCCCAAGCCTAAAACGCCCAGAAAGACACCTAAAGGTGATACGAATAAAAACGTAAAGACAATAAACAGTGAAATTGGTAACGGGTCTAAAGAAGTTAAGCCTTCGCCGAGGAAGAGAAAGGACCCCCAAAATCCCCAGTATAAGCCTACACCTATCAAAACCaaag AAGATGGGAATAAAGAAATTCAAGAACCTGAAAAGAAGAAAAAACGTACTCAGTCAGTAAGTAGGGTTAACTCACTCAAGGATTTCTTCCTCTCAAGACTTagataa